The segment GAGTTGGCGCAGCGGCATGGCCAGGGTGCCGCCACCCGCGCGGCGCGTCCAGATACTACTCAACACCTGCCAGCCGTACGCGTCGTCCAGCAGACTACCCGGCTCGTAAAGGCCCGGCCGGACCGCGGCCATCACGTCGACCTGGGGACCGTCCGGCAGCAGCAACCCGGCCCGGTAGCCCGCTCTACTGGCCGCGAGGCGCGCTTTCCCAATGTCCTCTGACAGCACACGCGTCTTACTCATGCTGCCACCATACGGCAGGCGACAGCTCACTGCGCCCGAGCCTGAAGGCGTTCGCAACCCGCTGGCTGAAGGAGCGCTGAAGTGGAAGTTCCTGCTGAGTAATCACATAAATTGAGAATCTACAGAGAATTTCTTGTCACAAATTCTCTGAATCTACCGACGACACTTTGTAAAATTGGAGTTACCGACCGACGACACTTTGTAAAATTGGGGTTACCGACCGACGATACTTTGTAGAATTGGGACCACCAACCGACGACACTTTGTAAATTTCCCGACGACACTTTGTAAAATTAGGAACTCCACCCGACGACACTTTGTAAAATTCCCCAGCCGCTACCGGCGACACTTTGTAAATTTCCCGACGACACTTTGTAAAATTCAAAAGCGCTGTCCGACGACACTTTGTAAAATCCCTCGACCCTACCGACGACACTTTGTAAAATCCCCGACGACACTTTGTAAAATCTAAGTCAAAAAAGCCGTCCTAGACAGTGTCGAGCCGCCGCCCTTGTTGTTGCATTCATATCTTTTTATAAAGAAGTTAAAACATAAAAGATATGCAACAAACAGGACCGGGGAGTCCGCCACCCCTAGGACATGCACCCTGAAAGAGTGATTAGAATATCGATATGGGCGAGGCAAACAGAATGAGTCGGCTAGGGTCTGACGAGCGTAACCTCGCCCGGCTCGTTCCGGTGTTGGGGCTCAACCGAGTACCGCAAGAAATGACTGGATGGCACAAGTCCGTCGTTGTTGATGACCTATGCACCATTACAGTTATTTGCTCAGGCAACGGTCAGCTAGCTCCTCATGGTATTGATGGGGATGTTATATTTGGCTTGACAACCCTTTATGTCCTTCAAGGAAAGCCCGATGATGGTTATATAGTGGCAAGCGTTGCTGAACTTTGCAGCGTAATGGGTATCAAAACAAACGGGCGCGTTTATGAACGTTTATTGGAAAGTATCACTCGGCTTAAGCATGTATCCTTTGAGGTTTTAGAATCCTGGGCTTCAAGAAAGAAAGATGGAAAAATCTCTTGGAAGAGTCTGTTGTTTAGTGTTGTTAATAGTATTGAAAAATGCGACTCCGATTTAGACAGGAGCGATGTCATAGGTATGTTTCGCCCTTCAACAATTTTGAGAGTTGGATTAGGTAAAGAATTAACAGATAGCATAAAAGCGGGCCATGTAAGGGCGATAGATCTGGAATTTTATAGCAAACTTGAACAGCCCTTAAGTCGTCTTCTGTACAGAACTCTAGAAGAAATTAAATATGCGAACGACATTTCTACGAAATACTCTGTACCGGTTGAAGTTTGGGGACAGCATTTAGGAATGAGAAGTATAGTGAGAGATATAAATGGAGATGTTGAAACCAAGAAAATCGAGGGGTCAAAAGCAGTTGTACCGGTAACTGAAATTATTTCTCCTTCCCGGATTCGTCGTTCTCTCGATGCTGCCCATGCTGAATTGATTTCAAAATGCTATCTAAAGCAAGTTGATTACGTGGGACGTGGACACTCGCAAATAATATATTATGAGTTTGGTACACCACAGGTACCAGTGGATTTAGAACTTGTTGCCCTCCTAACTCAAAGGGGTATGTCTCCTAAAATGGCGGAGCAGCATGCACGGAATTACGGTCCTAAGCGTGTGAATAGAGCCGCCGAGGTATTTGATGCGCGTAAGGCAGCCGGATATGTAGTGCGTAACGCAGGTGGTCTGCTAACAGATATTTTGGTAGATCCCGAGAAATATGTGTCACTCGATTCTGCTGCCCCAGTCAAATCTGATTCGGTACATTCTGTAAGGCAGGTGAAACCAGTAATTGACGTGCAACTGGCCGAACCTACTGTTGAAGAGAAGCGGAAAACAAATACATTTGTCGTTGATGGGTGGGCAAAGCGGAAGTGGTTGGTTGGGCAACAGCATCAGAATCTCCTTGACCTCGTGAAACGCGGGCAGTTAGATCATGCGAAGCTGGCGTCTCTAGGACTCGCTGATGTCGTCGCTGTACAAAAGTTTGTGATGGAGGCCTTAGCAAGCAACTAGGCTAACGCTGCTGCTGGCTCGTAGGAGGCTCAGAAAGGCCCCTGCGAGTTTTTCTTTGGGACTCTGTAAGGGTGGCCCGTTGCTTGGCCGGGAAGAGGCCACCAGAGCGCTAGGACAGCACATGCTTTCGCCTCTGCATCCCTTCAGAAGTGCAAAAGCGAAACCCGCCGTTAAGGCGGGTTCCTTCGACATCCCTCATCAGCGGCCCGCGTAGGGGCGAAGGGCATGCAGGTTGCGGGAAGGCGCAAAGATATTGCTGCACAGGGTGCTGCTCTCGCAGGCGCTTCTTCCTACTCCCAGCAAAGCATCACCCAGTCAGCCCTGTCAAGTTCTGCAAGTCGCCACCCCAATGCAGGGCACAGTACGCCGTATGCAACGTACCCTCACGCAAGGCTTCTCACTGATCTGGGCGCTGATCCTCTCCGCCGTGCTGATGGCGGTGACGGTCTCGCTGGTGCAGATCGCGGGCCGCAGCGTTCGAACGTCTGGAAGTATCGCCCGGGGCACGCTTCTCAGCGTCTCCGAGCAGAACGTGCTCTCCTACAGCCGGCGACTCCTTGAGGCCAATGCGGCACGGCTGGTTGATGCCCTGCCCGCACCGACCGACTCTCCTGCCCCCCTCACAGCGTTCCTGCAGGGCAGTGTGGACACCTGGTGCAATCGCGATCCCGATGGCGGTGGCGGTGGCCGCTTGCGCGTGTACTTCACCGCCACCTCCTGCGGCGTCGCCCGCCCCAGCGACGCCCCACTCCCGGCCGCCACCCTCACGCCCTTGGAGGGCGGCACCGTTCGAGCTGATTTCCCGTTCGTGATCGTTGCGCCGACGGCAGGCCGCAGCACGATTCGGAGTGGAACGCTGACAGCCTTCTTCGGCGCGGCACCCGTGACGTCCTACAGCCTGCTCGTGCCGGACGATCTCATTCTGGATGGACGGGTGAGCGTGAATGGGAATGTCCACGTCGACGGCCACCTCACCGTTCAGCAGCGAGCGCAGATCGACGGCCTGTTAAGTGTCAGCAACTGCAACGTGGCCACCCCACTGTGCACCGGACGTCCTGAAGTCACGGTGGGTACCAGCTCGGCAACGGTGATGCAGCTGCTGCCCAGCCCCGCACGTCCAGCATGGTCGAGCGGTCAGGTCGCGCTCGGCCAGCGTGGTGAGACCGGCGCGGCCACGCCTGGCCAGCTGGTGGGGCTGACGATCACCGCGAGCGATATTGCTCTGGGCGTCCTGGGCGATGGGTCGCAGTACATCCACGCGTGCAGTTACGGCGTGGTGTGTCTGGACTACGTGGCTGATGCCCAGGGCAATCTCTACCAGGGCGACAATCAGCAGCTGCTCACGTCGCACTGGACCGGTGTGGTCAACGTCGTTTCGCCGGGTGGGCCGATCACGCTTCGGCCACAACAGCCGGACGGCCCGAGCATCAACCTGCCGTTGAGCGTGAACACCACGGCGCCCGTCATTCTGACGGGGAATCTCACGTACGATCTGACATCCTGTGCCGGGAATGTATGCAGCGCGGGCGGAGATAGCCAACTGTTCAGCGTGAGCGCACCCAGCATTCGTGCGACGGCGCAGGTGCAGCGCGTGCATGGCACCCTGGTGACCAACACCTTCACGAACGAGGGAAACATGACACTGTTTGGCAGTCTGGATGGCCATCCGGCCGGGAGTGCACCCCTCTTGATTCAGCAGGATGCGCGGGCGCTGCGGGGTTTGGCTGCACCGAGTGTGCCGAGATTGGTTGCTCAGTGGCGTGGGGCAACTATCAACGCCAGTCGATAGGTATGATGACGCACAGCCATGTGACGTTTCGGCTTTCGTTCGCTTGGGGTATTCCCATAGGTGATCATATGTTTCTATACAATTTTTTGGATCCACGCCCGATTGCGCCTGAACGTCAACGCATGCTGATGCCGGATGACCGGATTGTGACGGTGGACGTCATTCCTGAATGGTACTGGCTGACTGCCGAGCGGATCGTCGCGCATGTCGAGTCTTTCATGAAAGGCGACATCATGGTCTTCAGCTACTTCACGTGTGAGGAGGAAGATGACGGGACGCTCTTCCACACGGTGTACAGCCTGCCGGATGCTCCTGGTGAATGGACCGTCATTGCCCGCAGCAGGACGTTACGGGAAGCTCAAGAAAAGCAGGCCAACATCCGTGCGGCCTGGTGGATTGGAGCGGACGATCAACGGCTGCCAAATCCGGAGGACGATTTTCAGGTCCCTTTGCTGGGCTTTACCGTCCCAAGACACCCACTCGCACCGGACTGAGCGTACCCAGCTGGGCGTCGACATTCTGCAGACGCTGCCACGCGTCCAGGGCAGCGTCCGCATCGACCCGCAGCCACTGCTGGAAGCGGACGTGCAGTTTCTCACGTGCGTGCCGCCGCAGCGCGTCCAGGGCGGACGGTACATCCACGCACTTGGACGCGTAGACAGGGGCAGCGTAGAGACGTTCCAGCTGCGTGAATTCGCAGTAGTCAAGCTCATCGATATCGCTGTGGCGGCTCCAGGTAAGCAGGCTGAGTTCCCCGCGGGTCATAGGCACACTGTCCGGCCAGCCGCACGCGTCTTTCAGAGCCGTCCGCAGGTGGCTGAGCGCCGCTTTGCGAACGCTTTCGCCATATTCACGCCCGATCAGGGTGTCGATCTCGCGGGTCGTGAGC is part of the Deinococcus ruber genome and harbors:
- a CDS encoding replication initiator protein A is translated as MGEANRMSRLGSDERNLARLVPVLGLNRVPQEMTGWHKSVVVDDLCTITVICSGNGQLAPHGIDGDVIFGLTTLYVLQGKPDDGYIVASVAELCSVMGIKTNGRVYERLLESITRLKHVSFEVLESWASRKKDGKISWKSLLFSVVNSIEKCDSDLDRSDVIGMFRPSTILRVGLGKELTDSIKAGHVRAIDLEFYSKLEQPLSRLLYRTLEEIKYANDISTKYSVPVEVWGQHLGMRSIVRDINGDVETKKIEGSKAVVPVTEIISPSRIRRSLDAAHAELISKCYLKQVDYVGRGHSQIIYYEFGTPQVPVDLELVALLTQRGMSPKMAEQHARNYGPKRVNRAAEVFDARKAAGYVVRNAGGLLTDILVDPEKYVSLDSAAPVKSDSVHSVRQVKPVIDVQLAEPTVEEKRKTNTFVVDGWAKRKWLVGQQHQNLLDLVKRGQLDHAKLASLGLADVVAVQKFVMEALASN